GGACTTTCGCCCCGGGCTCTTGTTCGCAAGCAACCGATTCGGGCTCAGCCCTCGTAATCGGCGCCCAGATTCTGGTTGCGCGGCGGCGCGGCGGCGGTGAGGCGGAGCGCCTCGGCCGATGCGGCGATGCTGCCGACGGCATCCGCCTCGTCCTCGTCATCGACCTGGACGCGCTGCAGACCCGAAATCACCGCCTCTTCGAGATGCGGCGGCTTGACGGTTTCCTCGGCGATCTCGCGTAGCGCGACGACCGGGTTTTTGTCGCGATCGCGATCGATCGTGAGGTCAGCACCGCCCGAAATCTGGCGTGCACGCTGAGCGGCAAACAGAACCAGATCGAACCGGTTGGAAATCTTGTCGACGCAATCTTCGACAGTGACGCGCGCCATGAATGGCTTTCCTTCGTTACGACGATGAGATGAAGCGCCGCGATCTAGGGTGCGGCCCGCAAAGAGTCAAGGAATCCAGCTTGCCCGCACCGCTTCGTACCGCCATCACCAAACCGATGATCGACCCGCCCGCACAGCCGAGCTTCACCGTGGACGGCAATCGCCTGACCATGCTCGACACAGGACCAAGGCGGATCGAGGCGCTGATCGCGCTGATCGAGCGCGCTCAGCGCACGCTACGGGTACTCTACTACATCTATGTCGACGACGACGCTGGCGCACGGGTCCGTCAGGCGCTGATCGCCGCGGCGGGGCGCGGGGTCGCGGTCTCGCTGATCGTCGACGGACTGGGCAGCGAGCCTGCCGCTCAGCGCCATTTCTTCGAACCGTTCGATGCGGCCGGCGTGACAGTGTGTCGATTCGTGCCGCGCTGGGGCCGTCGCTATCTGCTGCGCAATCACCAGAAGCTCGCGCTGGCCGATGCCGAATTACCGGATCGTGCCCGAGTCATCATCGGCGGTTTCAACATCGAGGACAGTTATTTCGGCACGCCGGCCGAACAGGCGTGGCGCGACCTGGGGCTGCTGGTCGAGGGTCCGGCGGCAACCCGGCTGGCGGGGTATTTCGACGCGCTGTCGCGCTGGGCGAAAAAACCCAAAGGGTCGATGCGCACGCTGCGCCGTATGCTCGACACCTGGAGCGAGCCGCACGGCACCGCGCGCTGGCTGCTCGGCGGACCGACGCGACGGCTGTCGCCCTGGGCGCGGACGGTTAAGCGCGACATGCGGAGTGCCGGGCGCTTCGACCTGATCGCGGGCTATTTCGCGCCCAATCCGGCGATGCTCACCCGGCTCGACCGGATCGGCAAGCGGGGGCGGGTACGCATCGTGCTGCCGTCGAAGAACGATCACGGCGCATCGATCTGGGCGTCGCGCTTCACTTATGCCGGATTGCTGCGCAAGCGCGTGCAGATTTACGAATATCTGACCACCAAGCTGCACACCAAGCTCTTCGTGATCGACAATGTGGTTTATGTCGGGTCGGCCAATTTCGACATCCGCAGCATGTTCCTCAATCTGGAGATCATGCTGCGAATCGACGATCCCGCCTTCGCCGCGCACGCCCGCGCCTATGTCGAGGACGAGATTGCCGAATCGGAGGCGATCACGCCGGCGCTGTACAAACAACGCACCACGCCGTGGCTCAGGGTGAAACAGGCCGCGGCCTATTTCGTGATGGCGGTGCTCGATTATAACGTTACGCGCCGACTGAACTTCGGCCCTGACGGGCATTAGTTCGAGAAGACGGTGCCGGCCCGCTCCCCAGCCAAAAAAATCCGTTAGGTGTCGCTGCGCGGTTTGAAATCGAGGCTGAGCGAATTCATGCAGTAACGCAGGCCGGTCGGCGGCGGGCCATCCGGAAAAACATGGCCGAGATGGCCATCGCATTTCGAACACCGCGCTTCGATCCGCGTCATGCCGTGGCTGACGTCACGATGTTCGGTGACATTCTCCGCAGCGATCGGCTGGGTGAAGCTCGGCCAGCCGGAACCCGAATCATATTTGTCGGCGCTGTCGAACAGCGGTGTCGCGCATCCCGCGCAGCGATACACGCCGTCGGCCTTGTTGTTATTGTAGCGGCCCGAGAAAGCAGGCTCGGTCCCGGCCTCGCGCAGGACATGATATTGCTCG
This portion of the Sphingomonas sp. So64.6b genome encodes:
- the rpoZ gene encoding DNA-directed RNA polymerase subunit omega, which encodes MARVTVEDCVDKISNRFDLVLFAAQRARQISGGADLTIDRDRDKNPVVALREIAEETVKPPHLEEAVISGLQRVQVDDEDEADAVGSIAASAEALRLTAAAPPRNQNLGADYEG
- the msrB gene encoding peptide-methionine (R)-S-oxide reductase MsrB, encoding MDHLTLSEAEWRKKLSPEQYHVLREAGTEPAFSGRYNNNKADGVYRCAGCATPLFDSADKYDSGSGWPSFTQPIAAENVTEHRDVSHGMTRIEARCSKCDGHLGHVFPDGPPPTGLRYCMNSLSLDFKPRSDT
- a CDS encoding phosphatidylserine/phosphatidylglycerophosphate/cardiolipin synthase family protein — protein: MIDPPAQPSFTVDGNRLTMLDTGPRRIEALIALIERAQRTLRVLYYIYVDDDAGARVRQALIAAAGRGVAVSLIVDGLGSEPAAQRHFFEPFDAAGVTVCRFVPRWGRRYLLRNHQKLALADAELPDRARVIIGGFNIEDSYFGTPAEQAWRDLGLLVEGPAATRLAGYFDALSRWAKKPKGSMRTLRRMLDTWSEPHGTARWLLGGPTRRLSPWARTVKRDMRSAGRFDLIAGYFAPNPAMLTRLDRIGKRGRVRIVLPSKNDHGASIWASRFTYAGLLRKRVQIYEYLTTKLHTKLFVIDNVVYVGSANFDIRSMFLNLEIMLRIDDPAFAAHARAYVEDEIAESEAITPALYKQRTTPWLRVKQAAAYFVMAVLDYNVTRRLNFGPDGH